Genomic segment of Catenibacterium mitsuokai:
AGATATGGTTACCTTCAGCCTGTGCAAGAACCTGAGGAATATCTGCTTCAATCTTGATATATTCTCTATACTTATCTGCCACTTCGGCATCAGATAATTCATAATCAATACCAAGGCGTCTTCCTACATAACCCACATAATACTTTCTTTCAATTTCATAGAAACATTTATTATAGATCATCATATCTGCCCAGATAGTATATGTATCTACATCATAAGCATAGTTCATCATATCTGGAATAAAAGCACCTGGTGCTCTCATATTCACTTCTAGAGGAACTAAATCACCTTTTCTACCTAATCCTGATTTATCTTCAGATAACTTAATGAATTCGAAATGGAAGAAACGACTCTTTGTATCAAATGCCTTAACTACTTTTTCACCAATTTCATAAATAGGCTTACCTTCTACTGGTTCAGAATGGAAATAAATATCAGATGCATCATTCACTGTATCCATAATAGAAGTATCCATAAAATGACTTGTAGAGAATAAAATATTCTTATCCTTATCAGTCACACCTTCGAATGTTACAACATCACCTGGCACAAAATCTTCTAGAATATAATCAATATAATCCTGTTTATGATTATAGAAATCCTTTAATTCTTCATCATTCTTTAATTTATAAGTATGCGTTGCCCCTACACCATTATCAGGCTTTACAATCACAGGATAACCATTTTTCTTAGTAAACTCTAAAGCTTCATCGAGTGTATCTAACTTAATATAATCTGCTACTTTTAAACCAGCACTCTTATAAACTTCTTTCATAGCTGATTTATACTTCATCCAGCGCATATCCTGAATCTGTGGACCAGTAGTCACATTGAAGTCTCTTCTTAATGTTGCTTCTAGTTCTAGCCAGTATTCATTTTCAGACTCAATCCAGTCAATCTTACCATATTGACTAGAGAAATAAGCACACGCACGATATACTTCATCATAGTTCTCTAATGAACCTACAAAGTAATACTCAGTCAATGAATTCTTTGTTTCATCACTGATCATATCATATGGGCAATCTCCAACACCTAATACATTCACACCACGATCTTTTAAACGTGAACAGAAATTATGATAATATTCTGGAAAATGTGGTGATATAAATACGACATTCATCTATTCTTCTCCTCCTAGATAACTCTCTTTACGAAATATGGGAACTGTACTCTCCACCAATCCCAATCATGGTTTACATCGTATCCCCAGAAATCAATCCATGCTGGAATATCTTTATATTCTAATAATTCCTTCATTCTACTAGTAGAACGAACCATTTCATCTTCCCAAGCACCCTGACCACAACATAATACAATACGACGTTTTCTATACATTTCTACATATGGATGATCATAACTCATACCTTCAATATACTTGATAGGACTATTACGATAAATATTATCATCTACGTAATCATGGAAGAATAGATCACTATCATAATAACCACTTAATGCGATACATCCACTAAAGATATCCGGTCTTCTAAATAAGAAATTTGCTGCATGCGTTGCACCTAATGAACATCCTGTAGTATAAATACCATTTGCATGTGTACCGCACATCGCATTAATATCAATAATTCTTGGTACTAATTCATCGACAATATAATGATAATACTGTTCAAGCATGTAAGAACGATAGTCAACATCATGACCACCTTCTTCACTCCATGTTTCTAAATCAATACTATCACAACAGAATAATTGTATATTCCCATTATCAATGAGGCCTTCTACTGTTGCGACCATACCATTGTTTTCAAAATCATAAAATCTACCATTCTGTGTTGGAAATACTAGTATCGGTGTTCCTGCATGTCCATACACCTTAAACTCCATATCTCTTTTAAGACATGGACTGTATTCTTTATAATATTCTACCTTCATTCCCAAAGCCTCCTTCGCCTGTGCTTATTATATCACATTTACTAGACAATTCACTTATTTATCGGTATTTCCTATATACTCCTTTAATTCTTTAGGAATATGCCTAGCACTTCTTATAGCTCTTAATCGATATTTCTTAAGTACTTTTAATGGATAAAGAGAAGGATCATATGTCTTTAGACGTTTAAGAAGCATACTTGTTTCATCACTCTCGATGACCTGACACTTATACATAATCGCTGAATAAGGTGCCCCATAATAGATATACACAATAGCATCTTGATGAATATTTCCCTTTTGATGCCATCTTATAGTATCACTTTGACTAAATGCCTGAATCAAATCAAAACGCTTAGGAGAAGCGGGAATAACCCAATCTTCACATACCACAGTAGTCTGATAGCTTTGATCAATAAGAGACATGATATCTTCATCACTCAATGTTTCATCTAATAGTATACTCATCCAATGTTTCTTATTCATATGAAAAGCAGGATAGATAGAAGGATGGTCAACTGTATCTATAGGAACCTTAATATTCAGACATTCTACTTCTCCTTGTTTATCTAGAAACTTAGAATAATCTGTATGCATAATAAGTCCAAACCACTTATCATTATTTCTAAACACAAATGAATCACCATCCTTGAAAGGATGATCTGGAAGAACATGATACTTTTCTTCAATGAGATGCACAAGACGTTTAGATTGAGGAAAAATAAAATAATCATATACAAAACAATGAGTTAAAATATCCTCAATACATTCTTCATAAGCTTGTCTCACTTTTTGTACAAACTTCCCCTGCTTACCTACCAGATGAATATTTGTATATTCTTCATCTGTATCAGAATCATAAACCTTAGCCTCTAATATATCATTTATTATTACTTCAATCCTGAAATCACCATCGAGTAAGTCTTTCTTATATATATAATTATAACCCTGTTTTTTAAATCCATAATCAATGAGTTTATTCTCATCATAGTGATAACGTCTATAATCCTTCATAATATAACCTCAAAAGGCAGTCAAAGACTGCCCTACATATCAATTTTGATATTCTTTACTTTCTGTTTTACTTCTTCTTTCATATAAGGAATAGTCAGATTAGGAAAACCATGTTTCTCCACTAACTTGTTTGTATAATCCTTTAAACGATAAACAGAAAAATCATGTCTTTCTCTTTTACCCGTTAAAGTATAGTAATTCACAAGTGGTGTGAATACCACATTCTTAATCTTCTTTTTTTCTATATCAAAAGAAAGCATACCTTCTAGTTGACATGATTCTTCTAACATGCCACTCACAAAATTACCTAAACTATAAGCAACTAATGTACGCTTACCATCCGCTCTTTGAATATATTCTACATCCTGTAATGTATGTGGATGTGTTCCAATAATCACATCTGCACCTGCATCAGCAAGCTGCTTAGCCATATTCTTTTGGAATGTATTAGGATAATAATCATACTCAATACCTCAATGACATGACACAATCACAATATCAGCATTCTCTCTTGCTTTCTTCATATTCTCCATCATAGTGGATTCATGAAAATTAATCATATAAGGTAACTTTTCCTGATAAGTCACACCATTCACATATTGATTAAAAGATACAAATGCAATCTTAATGCCATTCTTTTCTACTATCTTAATATTCTGTTTTTCTTCTTCATTCTTATAAAGCCCTAAATAAGTCATACGAGGATACTTATTAAATACCTGGATAGAATGTAATATACCTGATGTCCCTTGATCATAAACATGATTAGTAGCTCCATTCACTACATTAAATACTACCTTCTGTAAATCACCAGCAACACTATCAGGCGCATTAAAGAGGGGATAACCAGAAGGTGCACCTCCACCCAATATCGTTTCCTGATTCACAAAACTATAATCTGCCTGGATATACTTCTTAATATTCTTATAATAGCCTGTAAAGTCATAACCACTAGAAGTCTTGGCTTCATCGAGCATACATTGATGATAGAGATTATCTCCTACTGCAACAAAAGAAACACTCGAAGTTTCTTTTTTCTTTACTTCTTTAGGAGGTGCACTACATCCTGAAAGAAGTAACATAACTACAAGAAGAAGTTGATATTTCATAGATTATTTAGTCGTTGAACCAAATCCACCATTACGTGTTTCAGTCGCATCATCATCTTCAGTAATACCATATGTCATGAAGATTCCCTGAGCAATACCTTGTCCTGCCTGAACATCAACTACTTTTCCTTCATTTGAATCATTCGTCATCTTAATAAAAATATGACCTTCATTATCTGAATAGAAATAATCACTATCAATAACACCTACAGTATTATTCAACTGTAGACGATATTTAAACCCTAAACCACTTCTTGGATAAATCATCAATACCCATCTTTCATTCATTTCACAGCGGATTCCTGTAGGAATCTTGACTGTTTCTCCAGGTTCTAGATGTATATCAATAGGTGTATAAAAATCATATCCTGCAGACCCTTTAGTTGCACGACGTGGAAGCTTAATCGCATCATAGATGTCCTTTACATCTTCCTTTTCCATTCCCATTTGAAACTGTTCATAAGATACTTTATAAAATTTAGCGCTATTCATTCCAATCTCCTTTCGCCTTATATATCTATTATACACAAAAAGTCTAGATTTTCCTCTAGACTTCATTATCAAAACGATATTTAAATTCTTTATAAGTTCTTGCAGTCTTTTTATCAGTTATTATAGCATTGTAATAGTGATTATCCTTAGTCACTTGAATATTTAAAGACACTTTACGTTTATCTGTAAAACTAAAAGAAGATGTCTCTACCTGAGGACTACTCAAATCACTCTCCAAAACCGAAATAGTAAAAAAGTAATTCATATACTGCTTCTCATATACTTTAGAACTACCATGATAACAACGCATGAGTCTATTATTCTTCTTAATCGTATAAGAAACATCTAAATGTTTATTAAAGACATAAGAGTCAATCTCTTTATATTCCTTCTTATGAAGATTCTTATTCATCTCTTTAAAGAAAGTAGTCTTATAGTCTCTATCCCTACATGTAACAGAGATATCTTCACCATTTAATAATCCTGAATAGAACGTCCTTACTTCTTGGCCTATATAATTTGAATTGGCACGTGTTGAACATCCACTTGTCAACAAGAGTGCAATTAACCAAAGTATCTTCATGCTTTATCACCTGCAAGCATTATACTAATTACTTATGGAATAACTGTGTATTTTCAAAAAAAGAAGCATTTATTTGTGCTTCTTTCCAACTCTTTCAAAAATACAACTTTGCGATTACTGAGGTAGGTTGTCTATCGCATATTGCGCTTCCTCTGCAGTAAAACCTTCTCCGTAGCTTGAAGTTAATTGATTGTAAATTCGTGATTTAGACATATGCATTGTAGGTCAACTACCCACGACCTAAAGGTCATGGGCTTGTAACTGCCCAGTCGTACTAACGGTTTACACCTCCGACCTTTAACCCCAATAGATATTGCTATCTAAAGTGGCGTTACATCATAGGGTGGTTGACAGCACCCTTTGTAGCAGAGTTTACTCTGTTACAACTGTATTAGGTACTTGGCTATCTGCAAGATAGTTTATTCCCATACGATACAGATTCATAGCTCCAATGCGGTCATCATTAGATTTATAGCCACATTTTTTGCAAGTAAACAGATGTATCTTCTTATTGCGGTTAGACTTTTCAACATGTCCACAGCAAGGGCAGCACTGGCTTGTATAGCGAGGGTCTACCTTAATAACAGAAGACTGATTCTGTTTTGCTTTGTAGATTAGTTTCTGCTCAAGGTCATAGAAAGACCATGATACAGAAACATAACGATCTTTTGTTTTAACACGTTCTGTAGCATTACGAATGCCTGACAAATCTTCCAATACAAAGAGAGTGTGCTTTGGGTTGTTTTCAACGAGTGCCTTCGATACCTGATGGTTAATATCCTGCATCCAACGGTTTTCTCGCTGACCGATAGCTTTCAGTCTTCGTCTTGAGGATGGCGTATGTCGCATTTGGAGTTCCTTACGAAGCTTGGAATAGTTAGCACGTTTCTGTTTAATAGCTTTACCACTAACAAATCCAGACTTATGTTTGCTGTCATAAGTTGCAACAACAAAGTTAATACCTCTGTCAATACCTACAACGTTACAGATGTCAGAAATATTACTTTCTTCAATCTCATAGGTAACTGGTATATGCAGATAGTATTTACCATGTTTATTTACAAGTCTGGCAGTACCAAACTTATAAATCGTATGATCAAAATACTTAGACATTCCATCTGAAAAATAAGATAACTTTACACGACCATTAAGTGTATTGATTGAGAAACGGTTTTGCGTTAAGGAATAATCTCTGTTCCAAACCAGGTCGTACTGAGGCTTTTTGAACGATGGTTTAATCCACTCATTCTGATTTTCAAGAATGGTCTTATATCTGGCGATAACAGTCCTCAAAACAGACTGAGCCATCTGCGATTTAAGGTTAAACTTTTCTCGTAAAGTAGAATACAAAGCTTTATTAAGTGAAAACTGCTTTAAGTCATGAGTGCGGAATACATAGTCTGAAACATAATTACAGGCATTACGATAAACAGACATAGTCTCATCAAGCAAAACCTTATCTGTTTCAGCTGCGATTATTTGAATTTTAGCTGTAATAGTCATCTGTTCCATAGATGTACTCCTTTCATAGATATTTCACTAATAATGGTATATGCTCATAATTAGTGGATATCATTAACTATCAGATGTGATTTATGAATAATAGATACAGTCATCATAACAGACGAAAATATAGTCTTAAAGTACATATAGT
This window contains:
- a CDS encoding Ltp family lipoprotein, with translation MHMSKSRIYNQLTSSYGEGFTAEEAQYAIDNLPQ
- a CDS encoding transposase gives rise to the protein MEQMTITAKIQIIAAETDKVLLDETMSVYRNACNYVSDYVFRTHDLKQFSLNKALYSTLREKFNLKSQMAQSVLRTVIARYKTILENQNEWIKPSFKKPQYDLVWNRDYSLTQNRFSINTLNGRVKLSYFSDGMSKYFDHTIYKFGTARLVNKHGKYYLHIPVTYEIEESNISDICNVVGIDRGINFVVATYDSKHKSGFVSGKAIKQKRANYSKLRKELQMRHTPSSRRRLKAIGQRENRWMQDINHQVSKALVENNPKHTLFVLEDLSGIRNATERVKTKDRYVSVSWSFYDLEQKLIYKAKQNQSSVIKVDPRYTSQCCPCCGHVEKSNRNKKIHLFTCKKCGYKSNDDRIGAMNLYRMGINYLADSQVPNTVVTE
- a CDS encoding esterase family protein, whose amino-acid sequence is MKVEYYKEYSPCLKRDMEFKVYGHAGTPILVFPTQNGRFYDFENNGMVATVEGLIDNGNIQLFCCDSIDLETWSEEGGHDVDYRSYMLEQYYHYIVDELVPRIIDINAMCGTHANGIYTTGCSLGATHAANFLFRRPDIFSGCIALSGYYDSDLFFHDYVDDNIYRNSPIKYIEGMSYDHPYVEMYRKRRIVLCCGQGAWEDEMVRSTSRMKELLEYKDIPAWIDFWGYDVNHDWDWWRVQFPYFVKRVI
- a CDS encoding MmcQ/YjbR family DNA-binding protein, whose product is MKDYRRYHYDENKLIDYGFKKQGYNYIYKKDLLDGDFRIEVIINDILEAKVYDSDTDEEYTNIHLVGKQGKFVQKVRQAYEECIEDILTHCFVYDYFIFPQSKRLVHLIEEKYHVLPDHPFKDGDSFVFRNNDKWFGLIMHTDYSKFLDKQGEVECLNIKVPIDTVDHPSIYPAFHMNKKHWMSILLDETLSDEDIMSLIDQSYQTTVVCEDWVIPASPKRFDLIQAFSQSDTIRWHQKGNIHQDAIVYIYYGAPYSAIMYKCQVIESDETSMLLKRLKTYDPSLYPLKVLKKYRLRAIRSARHIPKELKEYIGNTDK
- a CDS encoding dUTP diphosphatase, yielding MNSAKFYKVSYEQFQMGMEKEDVKDIYDAIKLPRRATKGSAGYDFYTPIDIHLEPGETVKIPTGIRCEMNERWVLMIYPRSGLGFKYRLQLNNTVGVIDSDYFYSDNEGHIFIKMTNDSNEGKVVDVQAGQGIAQGIFMTYGITEDDDATETRNGGFGSTTK
- a CDS encoding ATP-grasp domain-containing protein, translating into MNVVFISPHFPEYYHNFCSRLKDRGVNVLGVGDCPYDMISDETKNSLTEYYFVGSLENYDEVYRACAYFSSQYGKIDWIESENEYWLELEATLRRDFNVTTGPQIQDMRWMKYKSAMKEVYKSAGLKVADYIKLDTLDEALEFTKKNGYPVIVKPDNGVGATHTYKLKNDEELKDFYNHKQDYIDYILEDFVPGDVVTFEGVTDKDKNILFSTSHFMDTSIMDTVNDASDIYFHSEPVEGKPIYEIGEKVVKAFDTKSRFFHFEFIKLSEDKSGLGRKGDLVPLEVNMRAPGAFIPDMMNYAYDVDTYTIWADMMIYNKCFYEIERKYYVGYVGRRLGIDYELSDAEVADKYREYIKIEADIPQVLAQAEGNHIFIFRAKTKAKLNEITKAIIAHKKKKAAPKKAVKKTVKAVTKKVEEVKEPVKTVVEETVKTVEEKKEPVKETVKAVTKKVEETKEPVKAVVETKKEEVKAAVEEKKEELKEVVKKSPRARKAVKKPRHKAKKR